Proteins encoded by one window of Methylovirgula ligni:
- a CDS encoding putative bifunctional diguanylate cyclase/phosphodiesterase: protein MILKDIRWRIWRRAQIWRHSRRDAELYNHLVGSLFTSQSSLNSANILGMAVAAAGYLLTRDKLYLLLAAAMLATGIGRTSVYHSFVRHRDKLVTRADGAYYDRLFFIYSALFTTAFGLTCYALIRHPASTGTHAVAAGAAVGYAMGVVARNAGRPHIVVTQVMLTICPMIVGYALMRSTYGNVAVLLLIGTMLATVFVTFSLQQNVIAVYNADKATRHLAMFDKLTGLMNRHTFSEQVSQVIATDPQKKFAILYLDLDRFKEINDTMGHTAGDAVIVEVSRRLRAVTRAGDLIARFGGDEFLIKLGCTEIVEIEHIVRRIAATLAQPVSVEGKVFAPTASIGAAVFPDNGLLAGDIIKKADIALYEAKRAGGRTYRIFAPQMESDIHAQRTLRNEVQLAVDRHEFVLHYQPIYELASKKVVAVEALLRWNHPTRGLLPPGAFIPVSEETMAIVEIGEQILEAACQIALKLPDDIAVAVNLSPVQFNQPELLIGAVRSALQRTGLAARRLHLEITETLLLANTPSTHKTLDILAGMGTKLVLDDFGTGYSSLSYIQDFPFSTIKIDKKFTDSLYVNTASSAIIKAITQIAKDLSLEIVVEGIETAEQESFVRMLGPTQGQGYLFSRPLPEAELLLKLSKPASDARRMSLAS, encoded by the coding sequence ATGATTCTCAAGGATATCCGCTGGCGAATTTGGCGACGGGCGCAGATCTGGCGGCACTCGCGGCGCGATGCCGAGCTTTACAACCATCTCGTCGGTTCGCTGTTCACGTCGCAGTCATCGCTCAATTCGGCGAATATCCTCGGCATGGCGGTCGCCGCGGCCGGCTACCTGTTGACCAGAGACAAGCTCTATCTGCTCCTCGCGGCCGCGATGCTCGCCACGGGGATTGGGCGGACGTCGGTCTACCACAGCTTTGTCCGCCATCGGGATAAGCTGGTCACACGCGCCGACGGCGCCTATTACGACCGGCTCTTTTTCATTTATTCCGCGCTCTTCACCACCGCCTTCGGGCTGACCTGCTACGCTCTCATCCGGCACCCCGCTTCGACCGGAACGCATGCCGTCGCCGCCGGCGCGGCGGTCGGCTACGCGATGGGCGTCGTCGCCCGCAATGCCGGCCGCCCGCATATCGTCGTCACGCAAGTCATGTTGACCATCTGCCCGATGATCGTCGGCTATGCACTGATGCGCAGCACCTATGGCAATGTCGCGGTGCTGCTCTTGATCGGGACGATGCTCGCGACCGTCTTCGTGACCTTTTCGCTGCAGCAGAACGTCATCGCCGTCTACAATGCCGACAAGGCGACGCGGCATCTCGCCATGTTCGACAAGCTGACGGGCCTGATGAACCGTCACACGTTCAGCGAGCAGGTTTCGCAAGTTATCGCCACCGACCCGCAGAAGAAATTCGCCATCCTCTATCTCGATCTCGATCGCTTCAAGGAGATCAACGATACGATGGGCCATACCGCGGGCGACGCGGTGATCGTCGAAGTGTCGCGCCGCCTGCGCGCCGTCACCCGCGCCGGCGATCTCATCGCCCGCTTTGGCGGCGACGAATTTCTCATCAAGCTCGGCTGCACGGAGATTGTCGAAATAGAGCACATCGTCCGGCGCATTGCCGCGACCCTGGCGCAGCCGGTGAGCGTCGAGGGCAAGGTTTTCGCGCCGACGGCAAGTATCGGCGCGGCGGTCTTTCCGGACAACGGGCTTCTCGCCGGCGATATCATCAAGAAGGCTGACATCGCGCTCTACGAGGCCAAGCGCGCGGGCGGCAGGACATACCGTATTTTTGCACCGCAGATGGAAAGCGATATCCATGCGCAGCGTACCTTGCGCAACGAGGTTCAGCTCGCGGTCGACCGGCACGAATTCGTTCTCCACTATCAGCCGATCTACGAGCTCGCGTCGAAGAAAGTGGTCGCCGTCGAAGCCTTGCTGCGATGGAATCATCCGACGCGCGGCTTGCTCCCGCCCGGCGCCTTCATCCCCGTCAGCGAAGAGACGATGGCGATTGTCGAGATCGGCGAGCAAATCCTCGAAGCCGCCTGCCAAATTGCTTTGAAGCTGCCGGACGATATCGCCGTGGCGGTCAATCTCTCGCCGGTCCAGTTTAATCAGCCCGAATTGCTGATTGGCGCGGTCCGCTCCGCCTTGCAACGGACCGGGCTGGCGGCGCGGCGGCTGCATCTCGAAATCACCGAGACGCTCCTGCTCGCGAATACGCCTTCGACACACAAGACGCTCGACATTCTGGCGGGCATGGGCACCAAACTGGTGCTCGACGATTTCGGCACCGGCTATTCGTCGCTGTCGTATATCCAGGATTTTCCGTTCTCGACCATCAAGATCGACAAGAAATTCACCGACAGCCTTTACGTCAATACCGCTTCGTCCGCGATCATCAAGGCGATCACCCAGATTGCCAAGGATCTGTCGCTGGAAATCGTTGTCGAGGGGATCGAGACGGCCGAGCAGGAATCCTTCGTCCGCATGCTTGGCCCGACGCAGGGCCAGGGCTATCTCTTCTCTAGGCCGCTCCCCGAGGCCGAACTCCTGCTCAAGCTCTCAAAGCCCGCGAGCGATGCCCGCCGCATGAGTCTCGCAAGCTGA